GCAGGGCGCCGGTGGCGGCCCAGGACGGCTGCGGACCGCGCCGCCGCAGGGCGTGGCCGGTGGCGAACATCAGCAGGCTGAAGAAGGGACCATTGCGCAGGTTGAAGGCGGTGTGCAGGCCGAAGGGCGTGGCGGCATAGGCCTTGCCCGCGAGCCCGACCGCATAGAGGGCGAGGGCCAGGACGAACAGGGTGCGTTCCAGATGGCGCGAGAGCAGCGCGCCGCTCAGCAGCGCCGCGATCGCCAGCGCCGGCAGGAACCACAGGTGCACCTTGGCGCCCTGCAGCAGCATCGTCGCATATCCGCCGTGCAGCGCACCGAGCCGGGCGGTCCAGGCGGCGAGGGCGCCGGCCACGCCCAGCCGGCGGAGGGTATCGAACTCCGCCGCCAGGAAATACACGGCGCACCAGGCCAGGAACAGCAGCAGCACCCGCTTCGCCAGCGTCAGCGAGCAGCGCAGGTAATCGGCGTGCCCATGACATTTCGCCGACCAGAAATAGCCGGACAAGATAAAGAACAGGGGAACGGCAAAGCGTTCGACCTGGTTCATGAAGGTGGCGGCATCGAAGGCGTTCCCGACCGCACCGGGACCCTCGTGCC
This window of the Massilia sp. WG5 genome carries:
- a CDS encoding acyltransferase, whose amino-acid sequence is MSRFQAVDVFRVLAILAVIALHTARHEGPGAVGNAFDAATFMNQVERFAVPLFFILSGYFWSAKCHGHADYLRCSLTLAKRVLLLFLAWCAVYFLAAEFDTLRRLGVAGALAAWTARLGALHGGYATMLLQGAKVHLWFLPALAIAALLSGALLSRHLERTLFVLALALYAVGLAGKAYAATPFGLHTAFNLRNGPFFSLLMFATGHALRRRGPQPSWAATGALLAIGGLLLQLGEVAWLHQRFGAAMVQDFTIGTWPFGLGMAMIALADPRPARIPALAALGPLVLGVYASHYLFVDGLGAVDGIDAGPAGGLRFVLLVFLCSLGFTWLLSRIPVARRVVT